In the Ornithodoros turicata isolate Travis chromosome 5, ASM3712646v1, whole genome shotgun sequence genome, AATGGGGCACGGAAACTACATACATTTCACAAAAGCAATTGCGCGCACCACAAATGCTGCATCAGCAAAGACAACCATAAATCTGATAACCAATTATTGTGATACATTACAAGTAGaacatttttttgtgtttttcaaaAATGAGGTTTAGTTTTGTTTCAGTAGCTATAAAATAAGGTAAAAATCGTGCTATATGGCTATAACCAAGGCCTTGTGTTCTTGAGCTTATGTTTTTAAACATAAAGATTTCTGGAGGGGGATACAAAttgggttttatttcaggagcagTAAAAAGGGTAAAATCGGGCAATATAATAAATcggaaaataaaaaagaacgcGAGATGCGGAACGGCCGTACTGAATGTGCAGTGCTTAGTGCTCTTTAGTGCACATATTGGTGGCTGAAATGGCACTCTGCCAAGGTAGCTTTGTGGGTTTTACCGAAAGTGACACTGATGTAAATTGAGGGTAAAAGCAGGTTTTACTGGGCTTAACCCGAAAACAGAAGGCTGTTGGTATAACATCGGGCGGAAGATCAAATTTTCGGGcagaaaataaataaagtgcACATCTCACATTTCTGATGAATGGCAAGATGCTGAGCAAATTGTGCTGAATGTGGGGTGTCTAGCATTTACCAGTGCCTGCATTGACACTTTGGCAAGTTCATTTCCGGGGATTTTCGGGCTTTACTGTAAATGGCAATGATGCAAATTTGGGGGGGTAAAAATGGGTTTTGCCCTCAAACACAAGGCCATAGTACACATTCAATGAAGTAAAATGCCTACAAATTTGAAACATAGTCACGAATTAGGtaatcccgtttgaaaccacaCACTAAGCTGTCTCCACTGTACAAAACATTTAAAGGAGACTTCTTTGGAAACAGTAAAGAGTTGTCTCACAACACTCGTTTGGATCTCCCAATCCTGAAATCTCTTCTGCCTTTGAACTGCATCTTAATTTTTCATGCTTGTTTAGTCACCCGTGCAACTtttttcctttaaaaaaaaatcgattgTTCAGGAGAAACAAGCAAATTTGACGAGATCAATTCGGGGTACTTTTTGATCAGACCTTGTATTGCGAAGCTAAACTTGCGTATGAAGGCAGTGTCCCAGCAGAGGTATATTTCATGCTATCATGCAATATGGCCTCATGAAAAAGATTTCATGACTCTTCCTGACTTACTTGCATGTCCTTTTGACTGGACTCAGACTCAAAATATACCGTATTCCATTGTACAAGATTCTTATGTATCGAACTAACAGTATATCGAATTACTTTGCAGCCCCAAATCCTGCGTGTTACAATGCAACTTTGCAGCTTTTACATGCGCAACTCTGGAAGCAGTGCAGTGCAATACGTACAACATGGAATTTCCTGTCATAAACTTACTCCTAACCATTTAGGAAGCTTGTGTTCTTCAACCAATTGATAAACATccatactgtaaacgtattttcaTTTGCAACATATTAATTttcgcgcattcagtcattttAGGAAGttatttcgcgattccagggcaGGTTCCTTTCGTGGGATAAACGTCAAGCAGCGTTCACAAGTACAATATTTCTCAATCTTTTAGCGgttgcgaaaattaatacatcgcaaataaaaaatacgtttacagtatccACATCCCACTTGACAGCCAGAGACAAAACTTACCGTCTTGCAGAACGATACTATGTGATCCCACCTCTCCCTCGCCTCACTCTCTTCGATTCGGCGCAGGTCTTCCATGAGCTCGCTCTCCCCCTTCCCCGACGCTCCCTTTGGTCTGGAAGCCTCGGGTCGCAAGGACACCAGGCTTCGTGACGTACAGCACATCTTGCATGCCGCGTGTGGGCCCTCGTTGAGGAATGTGCACGAAGGACACTCCCAGGCGTCTTCCGCCGGGTCTCCGAGGAGCTTTGCCATGCGCTTGTTTCTCACGCCCGTTCTCGTCACCGTGCTCCCATTGGCCGGTTGAGAGGGCCGAGCCGTCGAGCACGCGCAGCACTCTTCGAGGTTGTTCGGGTTGCGAAGAGTGCAGTGTGGGCACTCCCAACTCTCGTGGGGTTTTAAGGTCTGGTATCTGTGAAGTGGTAAGCAAAAGAAAGGGGAATGATATAATACTTCCCATGAAATGTAACTTAGCTGTAGCATAAGAATGAGGTGTCCGTGTCCAATCTGGCACGAGCTGTGTGTACAGAGTACTTACGACAGTGGTATATTCAGCACTGAAATGGATCAATAAAGAAATGTCATACTAACTGCAACACTAACATCAGTAAAACAGCAGTAAAAAACTACAGGCTAAAATGGCACCagggtttatttatttacttattttattttaccCTCAGGGTTTTGGGGCATTGCAGAGGGAGGTGAAAACATAAAATGCAGAAAAACAACAACGCACTAATGCAAAAAATTAATATTTGCAGACATTATTTCGGAGTAAGGAAATGATCATTTACAGATTTTGTGAACCTATTAGTATTAGTATCAGTAATTAATGCAATGCAGCTGGGAAGGTGATTCCAATCTACGGATGTGCGAGGGATGAAAGACGAACAGAATGATGTAGTATGACGATTATGAATACCAATTTTATATTTATGATCAACGTGTGATGATATGTATGATGGAGGCAGCGATAGCGATGATTTTAAACGGTCAATATTATGAAAAAGAATGAGACGTGCTGTCTTGTGCCGGATGTCAAGAGCTGCTAGTTTTAAGTTATGTTTCATTTCGCTTACGCTTGCTGTGCGGTCGTAATTCCCAAAGATAAAACGACTGGACCTATTTTAAACACTTTCTATGGCTTGTTTTAATGTCTCCTGTGCAGGGTCCCAAACCACAGCTGCGTATTCCAGTTTAGGTCTGACAAGCGTTTTGTGTGAAGTTACCTTAACGCTAACTGGCGCCATCTGGTAATTGCGCCTTATGTAGCCAAGAGTACGGTTTGTGTTAGCCGTTATGAATCCCACGTGCTGTTTCCACGATAGCTCATCGGCGAGGTAAACAACCCCTAGACATTTATAAAAATTTGCCAATTCGAGAGGCAGCATATCAATGCAGTACTGCTCAGAGTAATTAGTTCTTCGTGTTACCCTCATGTCTTTACAATTATCAATGTTGGCATTCCGGTAGCGAGACACTTTCACGAATcagataaataataataattaaggCCCtttgttttctgctgcggcaaattcaaaattccgcggcacTGACTTGTAAATTCTGCGATTTTCCGCGGCGAGCAGTCAACAGCTACTTGAAATGGGAGACACTTtcttttcttggataatgtgggaacaaaaaatatgttataaaattacagattcaaagcactgttgtggctcagcattacatacatgatatcttgtgttctcatctgatgcggtctgtcgcctgaaatcattttatacctgctgaaagatctttcagcatctacagagttcataggaactttataggaaggagtttacaatacatgccctgagGAAGTTACATTTTTAGTACACCCCTTTTTGTTCTTGGGCTGTAGCCATTATTTAAAAGTCTTAACTTCTttaaggcaacctcccagatatcaaatcaaaatcccccactgctaccgctaaactgcatacgGGAGGGACGCTGCCCATTCCTCAAGTGaggtatacacaataaacttgggctaatgttatcctgagctaaactacaatctgtctgtttggtcctgcagcataaacaatttcgtaaagcagatTTCAATTTTGTAggggcggcttcacctcatacagggaagcgtcaggtgaagcccactttcgggaggtgtcgttcgtattcggcgaatagtgatccagtgattgatattcgattcgaattttagaactctaatatccacacacccttaaaaataaaggattccgtgaaactctgtgccaaacgaaggataccgcgattaattccgaattccgcgaaatttcgcggaatcacggaatcgcggaaaacgaagggccttaataataataattgggactAGATCTAAGAGTACGATTCAAACATAAATTTACACATTATTCTAAAGTTGAGTTAGTGCTTCAAAACGCCACTGTGACTTCAAGTACTTCAAGACATTattactagagcctgaagttttagggttttacacGACTCTTTCCctaatttgcaccccgaattgaaggttgcctctttagcgTGAAACCCAAtatttacctggcaaattgcccttactgagatgtctgtaggaatgcacactaacttgttagGCAGAAAAGTACAATTACAtgaccgtttgtaccaaaccagtacagttagtttgagtaactgagcccgatttctcaaAGAATTTAGcacactggaagtttttccacctcaATTCGCataaatttagagcacatgcttaattacccaatttttaccccccgaatttagaaaaaaaaaatttcccgaagACTTCACACTCTAATTATTACCGCTACACGAAATATGGGCCCAACGACAAATCTTACAGAGACGCAGTCTTACGAGAACAATTCCGGCCCCAAAAACCGACGGGATGCCTACCTCTTTGCGGTAATGCTGTTCAGCTTTGATCCTCCGCACGCGCTACAGAAGCGCTCCTGCGCAGCGTTGATGAGGGTGCACTTGACGCACACCCAGCGAGACGTCCCTGCATTCTGTGCAATGCCGCAGATGTCGCAGGTGGTGGCCCACAGAGGATTGCACGAAAAGGAGCAATTCTGGCACGCCCACATGTCCGTCTTTTCGGTCGCCGGACGTCTTCGGAAGGAGTTTCGAAATCCCGCGTCTACCCCCTTCACCTCGGAGAGTGAGCGGCTCCGTCGAGGAGAGGTGAGGGCTTCGGCCAGGAAGCCCAGGCTGAAGGCATTGCGGGGAAGCAACGCAGGAAACGTGGATGACCGGCGAGGGTTTGAGCAAGTTGGACACCTGATAGAAGAAAGAGTGACACGCTTGAAAAAAAGGCGACTACACTTTTCGTTCCGGTGTGACCGATTTGTAGTCTCgatttcttgtgtttttttctttttttactgcgtgttagcaccgcgaagcaactgtggctatgagcggcgtacagacgtgacagatggagagaggacagcagaaaggagtgggggacagggggggttagtatgcgtcctggggcgacttcaggggaactgtgccaacattcgcctggaaagtcttcggaaaacccagggaaaacctcggacagcgcagccagtggtaggattcagacccaccacctcccagtcttcagcacgaccttgaatACCACCAACTAAGCGGGACGCCCccctcggccatgccgctggtatttttgttttttctgaaGGATATCTTGGGAGGGCTGGCACAAAGCATGCAGAGACTTGAGCTGGGGGTTTGTGATTGAAGGGACTCCTCATGCAAGTAGAAAGAGGAGGGCTATTTCAGCAGTCGCACCTATCTCAGGATCCAAGATGTCACTGTTTGCAGAAAGGGTGCACAAATGCTTACAGCACAGTCAACTCCATGAGTCCAGCCAAGAACAGTCTATTGATCAACTGtacacccttagaaatgaacttcaccacatagcacgctcctggccaaccgtcGCCCCGAATAACGCCGTTCTGCCACCTggttggttaaaaacgggaggcgtacgcctttttgtgacacttatgcagaaatattaattgtcacaaaaaggcgtatgcccagCGCTTTCCATAAATCGTAAAGTGTAGAAGATGAGCTATAGATGAAGAACTGTGTACGTTTCCGTTATGCTTAAAGTGTCTTGCAACCTCAGCAATGCTGTGGGATGGAAATATTTATGGAGGGCCAACACACATACAGGGTGGCATCTCCTCTTTTTAGAAGTTTATGGGTGACATGTCGTTTGCCTTCACCTGCAATCCCCGGGGGCGGGGGTATTTGTCACACATTTGTTTCTGTCACCGCCTTGTAAGCAGGATCAAATACCAGAATGTGATGCATACCGTTCTCTGAACTAGCTGTGGGTGAATTCACATAAATATGTTAAACTTCCCTAGTCAAAAGCCTGGAAATAATCTTGTCCTGAGGCAAACTTTTTGAGTGGTTGGAACAAAGTTTCAGCCAGTGAGCAAATATTCAAGATAGTTGGCTATCCTTGTTTGAATGCTCTCCTATCAGCTTCAACGAGGAAGTCACCCCTGTATCTGACAGGAAAATCAGGAGCACATGTTGCCTCTTGCTCACACAAGACAGTGACATCCGAGCAAGAATCAGAGAACATGCAAACTTTTGCCTGGTCTTTTCCTGATTTGTTTCCCATCACCAACCGCTCTGCCCTTTAACAAGTCTGCACAATGCCTTAAAACTGTTCCAGGTTGCCACTGTCATTTGAAATTCCAGGTCAGCACTGCTGCCAATGGCACCAAAACAAACCTGCTGCAAGAGGGGCCCTTCTTATCAAGAAGGTACTGATAATGATCCCATGACAGAAAGCAATACCACCCCCTCAAGGTCAAGGTCAAGGATAAGAACAAGAATGTGAATGTTGATTTGCAAAGTGGTCTGGAAAGAAGGTTAGCTCAAAGGTTAGGCTGGCAGAACAGAACAACAAAATTTCGGAGGCTTTCTCTGTTGGGAAGGTTCATGAGGTTTTGGGTGTAGAGTTTACTCTGGTGCCTTTTAGTTTAATTATTTTACTTTATTAGTTAGACTGACTAATACTTACCTGACTAAAATTTAATTAATTACGTTAATTATTAAGTGTCACCCACATAAATGACCAGGAAGTCGTAAATTCTATGTCAAAAATTTAAACCTGAAAAAGTGTGCGATGGAAATTTAGGTTCTGAGGCTAGAACGAAGAAgaagctaaccttttcagtgacttccttctttctctgAAAAAGTGTGAGCCACTTGGAACAGAGGAGACATGCCTTGTTCATTCAAAGGAGCAGTAAAAGTCCCATTCATAAATTTTGCGCATTTGGCTGCAATATGGATTGCACTAGAAGCAACAAgccttttgtaaaaaaaaacaaaaaaaagaaaacaattatCATAACTGACCTGTAGCATGCACAATACGTCTAATCTGGATGTACCCTAGAAATCCTTCCGCTCTTTCAGGGAGCAGGACAATGAGCAATGTTGATGTCACTCTGATATGGGAATGACGCGATGGAAGTGCCAATCGACAGCTGCTCGCTACTCTGCTTGTATGTCACACTGTTCCCCGCATGTCacactgaattgaattgaattgaagcAAAAATATTTTACATGGTATGTCATTTTCGTATATACCTGAGTTTGCAAAAGATGCCTTTGCCTGTCTTTTTTCACCCCAAGTGTGCCTCAGCTtattcaattttaattttttgTGGGCACCTAGGCATTGCTATCTGTCAACACAGTACCAATTTCATGCCTGACTTGACTCCACTGCTTCACTCTCACTTTCCTTCCCCAAGGGGGTACCAATCCCCTAAGTCTTTGTGGTCCTGGGTTTGTGTCCTAGTCCTCAAAACTCAAGGAGACTCCTTCCTTGTCACTTGCATACCAACTTGCTGGCTATTTATGTAGCTACGGTTAGGCTTTTAAGTAATCTTGCTGCCCCACAGAACTGACACCCCAAAACTACAGAGGGTGGTTAAAACCATGCCGGTACCCACTGCCTTGCTTTTGAGCAGAAAGGGGAAGGTCAGGGCTCAAGGAGGATTTCAAGGCAGGGATAATTTCTCAGTTTCAGGGAGAAATTTCTAGTCAAGGAAGTACACCTCGGAAACACCGGTGCTCACCGCAGAGGGGATAAGCCACTACTTGTAACCGTGTGCGGTTAAACCACATGTTTCGTGCACTGTTTGTAATATTTTAGTCCACATATTCAATACACAGTGGTTCACAGTTCATATACACAGTTTTTGTAGTAGCCCTTACGGAGAATGTGCTTTCAAAAGCTCGACAGACAGAGCCCCACAAACAAATGGGAATTTTCCTGCAGAGGAGCTTACGTTGTTTTTTACGATAACACGTACTGTTATCTTTGTCTGGACTGTGGGAGAGAGTGATAAGTGTCTCTCCTTGCAGCGCATTTTTGGGGTGCGATAACTTATGAATGTGAGATTGCATCAGCGTAAGACATTGCTTGGCACATTCAGGAGACAAGTATCTTCAACATGATTCGACCAAAAGTTGGACGATCGTTTTACAACCCCTTACATTATGAAGTAAGAGGTAGCGAAATAATAAGCGGTAAAGGATCGGCTTTTTTTCCTCACCTAGCTGCAGCCGCATCAATCTCCTTCTCGCATCTTTTGCACGTCCAAGGTGCCAGCATTGTGACATCATCTGCGGAGTGAGCACTGGCTATTGCTGACAGGTTGTTCTCCGCTCCAAAACGACACAACCTGTTCAACGCCCTTCGAATCAGGGGCACTTGCCTCTTCACCGCCTGCAGGGGGCTGGGAGCCACGTTCAACGTCGCCGACGGCGTGTCGGGCGGAGTTTCATAATCTGCCGCCGTTGAACTCGCGTTGGACGCTAAAGAGTCCTTCCTGTTGTCTAACGTCGCCGTTGCCACCACGTCGTCACAAAACGGTTCACCACAGCGGCCACACTTTCTAATTGCCAACGAATTCCAACCCTGACATCCGAAGCAGTACCACTTATCACTCAGCCGCGGGGCAACCGCCATCTCACACTGTGATGCTTCGTCGTCCTTTTTGTGCTTCTTTTTCTTGATGCATTTCACGAAAGTCCGATCTAAGTAGCTGCCAGAAGGATGGCTGTCGATGACCTCCCCTGCAACAACCCCGTCCCGCGCGTCCTCGGCGGAGAGGCACTCGGAAAGCTCCACGTACAAAGGCTCGTCCTTTTTCTTGCAGTCATCTTCCTCGTCGACGTCGTAGTCGACGAGCTCCGGAGGCGGAGGCGGAAGGTCATCGGGTAGGTCAAAGTCATCGttgtcgtcatcgtcgtcgtcaacgCTGTCTTGCCAACTGACACGATGCCCCTTTTTGCTCTGGGGGCCCTGTGGGCTCTCAGACTCGGGAACATCATCACATGGAAGGTCATAGATGTGCTGCTCATCCCTAGAAAGACAATGGCAGAAGAAGATTTTTCAATTTATGCTGCACTGATTTGTTTTAGTAATTCCGCTGAGTTCGCCCTGCAGAATTTCCTTTCATGTGCCATGGGCATTTTGCTGTTGTACTGTGGAACGAAGCACCCTATTTTTAAGTGTCAAGGATTGTGACAGAATCATCACCAAAATAGAGATGAGCAATGAATGATGAGATGGGAGCGGAACTCCCGGGCCGGTGACTCAACTGCGAACTCAAGCAGCATCTGATTATCGTGGTTGGCTCACTTACTTACTGCATGCAGAAATGAATGATAAGGAGGATCAGATCGTGGAGCAGGGCGTGAGCCAGAACCGTTATCTGACCGAGATAAGGGTCTGAGACATGACGCACATATTCCCTGAGGTTTGATCGAGCTAAAGGAGCTGATACAGAAACTGCGAGGATTCCATAAACGGCAACGGAACTCGCCGCACCCACACCGCAGCTGTTCTGTCCGGCGAGTAACGGAAGTGTTCATCATACGTGAATAATACATCGGCTAGTCAACGCACGTCTCCTGATTGATAAGCGTGGCTGGAAGAAAGTTACCGAAGGATTAAGGGACCTCTATATGCTCCCTTATCGCACCTATTACGTCGTATACGTGGTCTATCTTCGTGTGAGTAGTTGTTTTCTGCGGTATCTTTCGTTCGTGACACCAATCAAACATTCTTTTCTGTCACGACGAACCCCGGCAGTACGTTTGATTTTGAAAGCTTCAGCAGCCAACAGCTCACAGATGTGCCTTATGTTTTCGATTAGTGTGTGTATGAACGATGCGGGTGTGGCTCACAGGAGGCTTTGCAATTGAAGAGATCGGCAAGGGGAAACGTACACAGTTGAACGTTTGAATGAGTTACATATCAGTCTCATGCTGACTATCTTACCCAACAGGGGAAGTTGGAGCTTGTGGGTTTACCCTGCTTTCCACTCTTCGAGAAGTTAGTGTGAACTTGGATACACCGTCCTTGGAGTTTTGAGGCAATGGTTCCCTCCAGAATTCGTCATCTGGGAGTACGACGCGTTTTGCATCGCACCTTATACAAGATCCGCTGTCCGTGGGATTTATGGAGGTACAATGTTTGCAATACCACTGCAGCACCGAGGCATTAGAGCCCATACTGCATCAGTACGGTCTAGAGAGTGTTACAAATGCATTGTTATATCATGTGGTATTGGAAAGATCGTGGCTTGGACAAGGGTCCATACATTCTTCGTCTTAGGGTTAGTGTCCTTTTCCGATCCACTGTCCGTGCGTGCTCTCGAACGGCTTCGGTCTGCTTCGGTTCATAACCGTTAATCCGTCGCTCTAATTCTTACGTCACTTCCTACTGTACGTTTCCGCGTATCGACGTCACAGGTTTATGACTCATGGAAGTGGTACATAAACATATAAAGGCTCATATGGGAGGAAGACGGGACAAAAGCGCAACAGAAAAGCAATATTTAATGGTCTAGAACATGTTTCGGTATTACAGAACGCGATGTACAGTCGTGTTATCTTTTTCTCTCTCGCCATCGTGGTTGCCAATGGCCAATGAGAAAGCAGTTTACAGAAGCTAATGCACTGACTTCCGATGTTGAGATTTTCGAGGGGGCGAGGTTGCGTTGGTTGCGTTGCTTGCTTGTGATTGCACGCAATCAAGAATGTGATGATTTGAGCATTTCTACAAGCAACACTCTACATCCCATCCGAGGCGCTCAACAAAATGTTCCGCACAAGCTGCGATTGTCAGTGGTGCTCTACGTTTATGCGTTCCACGTAGGAAAATCAAGCGGAGACCTCTCTCTGGTATGGAAGTGGTGTACGAAGGTTGGCTGGTGAAATCACCACCTGAAAGACGGATTCGCAGAGCGGTATGTACAACACGTTTCCAGCAAATAAAGTCACTGTATCGCGATACGTGCGGAGAGTTGTATACGGAGAATACGTATGCACGAAGAGCTGAGGTGAACATCCCCTCGCGAAAACATAAcaggttccttttctttttatttattctaTTCCCGTCCCCGCGGGTGCATATGCACCTGTGTCTGTCAGCTCACGCGCGTTTCGTTATATTTTCTCCTAAAGAGCCCGGAAGGATTATTCCATCCCACTGCAACAACAATCGTCGCTCTGAAACAGACGACCAAGGGCATTCCCCATGTATACGCGCTTGCATCGCTGGCGTGATTCACCTCACATGCAATACGTGTAATGCGGGGTTGCTGCACATACGCTGATTCACGCGTGCACGTGAATGGAGAAGACCGCTTGGGACTGCCACCTGCGTGTGATGAGTGTGTGAAATCACGTATTTTTTTGTTTACAACGCGAAGACAAGAGTATACGTGCGTGTAAGGAGACAGCTGATTCATCTTGTAACTTGTGGCGGTGTAAAGATCACGGCTACGGAAGCAATAGCGAAGTGAGTCGGACGAGTTTCTAAAACGACGAGGAACACTCCGATAAAAAGCCCACGGATTGCGCAATAAAGGGTAAGCAGTACGCACTGATGCGCGTGTGTGCAATATGGTAGATCCGAATGAGCAATAAACGCTCAGTTCAGGAACTTCAGCCAATCGCATCGAAGGACATCCGTTAGTGGTGTCATACGTTGTTCACAATATCATCTTGTTCCACTGCCTTATGCATGACGGTGGTGTGTTGTATATTGAGTAGTCACATTGTACTGATACGCACGGAAATGCTCATCTTGCTTTTTTGTGTTTTCAACGCAGAAATGGAGGAGACGTTGGTTTGTACTTCGACCGTCGGGTGATGTACCCCAACAGTACGTTTTGGAGTACTACACAGATCAGTCGTATAAGAAACTCAAAGGCACCATTGATTTAGACCAATGTGACCAGGTACGTTGGAAAGGTCGAGGGGAAAAGGGTCATTGCAGTCGCTCATTTGAATGAAGTATTCATCATGTAGATTTCGTGTCACAGGTCGATGCTGGCTTACATGTGGAGGACAAGTCAAAGTACATGTTCGACATCAAAACGTCCAAACGGACTTACTACTTGGTAGCGGATTCAGAGGAAGTCATGAACAAGTGGGTTGACTGTATCTGCAGCGTGTGTAGACTCCGAATGCAGGTTGAAGACGGTAAGCCTGCAAAGCTACTGCAGATTTTCTTCCTGGGAAACATTGGAGGCTGTTCTTGGAGGTTTAATTATATCTCTGGATTATCCATGGGCTCTGACCACAGAAAGCCTTGGGAGCACCATCCCCAGAAAGTCAGGAATACAATAGGAACATTTTGGAACACATTCCAAGAATGACATGCTCAAGTTTGCCAAATAGATGCTCATTGAATGCAGTCAATACGAATGCAGTACAATGCATACATAAATATTTATCAGTACCAAAAGCAATTATTACATTGTAAACATACACAAAGGTTAACAATTTTGTTTGCTCATTTTTTGGGTGTATTGAGGCGACTATctttgcgtttgctgaccaagagcgagggagactccgcctcctggatgccggccaataggaggacgcggagggcaggcacttcccaagcctctgctctcgcctaagagatggcgcagtgTTACCGTTATTTTGCGTGtcacaaggcttctgccatggcgcaccaatctaacgcacagcttcgccgtccgtcaacatgggaacgaggccaagcaGGAGTCGCACGTACTCGTCCTTAACTCGTCGTgaaatatatatagatatacgCCTTGTACAGGTGCATATATTTAGCACTGGGAGACTGGGGACATTGCCCCCATACCGACAGACTGAAAACCCTTTGTGTCAGTGTAATCGTCTATTATTTCTTGGATTATTAGGAGATAACTGCTTGAGAATATCAGTTTGGGTTGATGCTGGTGTTCGCATCTTGTTCTTGTTCAATGGTACATGGTAGTATGCTGGCCACTAACACAATATCTTGAGCAAAACTAGGTAACTCTAGTGGGCCTGCATCTTTGTTCACATGCTCAATATTTTCAGTATTAATATGATCAGGATTGCTCTTCTAAAACTGGGATTTTTAGGATGGGATATCCTGAAATGAAGTAAACCTGCGACACATGCAGACAGACATTGTTCCTGGTCActcc is a window encoding:
- the LOC135394580 gene encoding calpain-D-like, whose product is MGSNASVLQWYCKHCTSINPTDSGSCIRCDAKRVVLPDDEFWREPLPQNSKDGVSKFTLTSRRVESRVNPQAPTSPVGDEQHIYDLPCDDVPESESPQGPQSKKGHRVSWQDSVDDDDDDNDDFDLPDDLPPPPPELVDYDVDEEDDCKKKDEPLYVELSECLSAEDARDGVVAGEVIDSHPSGSYLDRTFVKCIKKKKHKKDDEASQCEMAVAPRLSDKWYCFGCQGWNSLAIRKCGRCGEPFCDDVVATATLDNRKDSLASNASSTAADYETPPDTPSATLNVAPSPLQAVKRQVPLIRRALNRLCRFGAENNLSAIASAHSADDVTMLAPWTCKRCEKEIDAAAARCPTCSNPRRSSTFPALLPRNAFSLGFLAEALTSPRRSRSLSEVKGVDAGFRNSFRRRPATEKTDMWACQNCSFSCNPLWATTCDICGIAQNAGTSRWVCVKCTLINAAQERFCSACGGSKLNSITAKRYQTLKPHESWECPHCTLRNPNNLEECCACSTARPSQPANGSTVTRTGVRNKRMAKLLGDPAEDAWECPSCTFLNEGPHAACKMCCTSRSLVSLRPEASRPKGASGKGESELMEDLRRIEESEARERWDHIVSFCKTSKEPFVDDSFPPLLKSLYYNPDEPREEIAVKWLRPHEITCDPKESKIPWTVFRTPMPLDISQGILGNCWLLSALAVLAERPELTEQVMVTRAMCPQGVYQVRLCKDGQWTTVLLDDLLPCDAKGCLVYSQAKRKQLWVPLIEKAVAKLHGCYEALVSGRCIEGLSTFTGAPCESIPLQSSASPNEEGIDEDLIWAQLLSSRAAGFLMGASCGSGNMQVNDQDYHTVGLRPRHAYSVLDVQDVEGVRLVRLRNPWGHYSWKGDWSDGSPLWTPVMREALMPHGADDGVFWMSFNDVLKFFDCIDICKVRPDWNEVRLQGVLPPHTDKDSQAVTLLTVLEGTEVEFGLFQEGQRSAERSRRCQLDLCVVVFRAQDPAAGLVGPLVKHSKRQVRSFVGCNAVLDPGSYMVVCLAFNHWHTSLNKIDQYPKFLLAIHSSKRLLVETVIPHANVLADAIINLTVAKGRRHEGREGMTAYYLTKGWAGLVVVVENRLPDRFVQVICDCSESINVVSTRATLRTVDSIPPLHRQVIIVLTQLEGSGGFSIAHRLTHRVSFTGGLHDWGPSATNHVPPIDRKVYGLHTPRPL